The window GAACCGCGCCTCAATCGTAGTCGACGCTGACCACTGTGAACCTGTTGACGCCTTTGGGCCCCTGAAGTTCGACCGTCTCGCCGGCGCGCTTGCCGTGCAGGGCCGCGCCGATGGGGCTGGCGTCGCTGACCTTGCCTTTCAGGACATCGACCTCGTAGGTGCCGACGATCTCGAACTGGCGCTCCAGGCCCTTGGCATCTTTCAGCACGACTTTTGCCCCCAGGCCGATGGCGCCAGTGTTGTCCTCGGGGATGATCTGGGCGCGTTCCAGTTGCAGTTCTATGTCGGCAATGCGGGCTTCGTTCTCGCTCTGCTGCATGCGGGCTTCGTCGTAAGCGGCACTCTCGCGCAGATCCCCGTCCTCGATGGCTTTGCCCATGTACTCGCTGATCTGCTCGCGGCGCACCGTTTTCAGGCGGTGCAGGGTTTCCTGGAGTTTGTCGTAACCCCGCTGGGTCATGGGGACTTTTTCCTTCGTCATAAGGAGAAAGTATAAGGCTTTTTGGCCTTTGCCGCCCCCACTGATGAAGCCGGGTCGGCGGGGCCTCGATGAAGGCCGCTTGCATGAAGGCCGTAAGAGTTCGCGTGCCACCCTGGACTCAGTTCATGCCAGGTGTGCGCCCCTCCCGCGCCTGGCTCCCGGCCCACCGCCCCCTGGCCCTCACAATTTCTTCTGAAAGGTGTCTTTTGTCCATCTCCGCTGCAACTGATCCTGTTCTTCACCTGGCCCTGCGTGACCTGCTGCGGGCCCACGCACCCCACGCCACGCTGCTGGCCACCGTGGGGGAACGGGTGCTGAGTCTGCGGGCCGACGCGCCCGTGAGCGTGACGCCCGGCAGCGCCCTGGTGCCGCCCGACGAGTGGCTGGCCGGCGGTGACCTGGCCTGGCTCACGCGTGACGGGGCGCTGCTGGGCCTGCTGTGGTCACCGGACGCGCCGGTGGCCCCCGGCGCCGTCGAGGTGCTGACCCTGCTGCTGTCCGCCGCCGGCCAGGAAGGCAGCAGCCGCGAGGCGGACATGCTGATCACGCAGTTGCCAGCGGCCACCGCTTGGCTCTCGGCGGACCTGACCTTCCGGCAGGTGAGCCGCACTTTCCTGGAACTGTTCGGGCTGACCGATCAGAACGTGGTGGGCCAGGCGCTGGCTAGTGTCTTGCCGGACAGCCTGAGCCTGGCGCAGCAACTGGCCGGCGCGTCCTCGGGGCGCTCGGTGCACCTGAGAGACGAGCGGCTGCCCGGCGCGGAGGGGCGCTGGGTGCGCGGGGACGCCAAACCGTACTTCGGTGGAGCGGCGGCGGGGGTGCTGTGGACGGCCTACGACGTGACGCCCGAGTACGCCCGCGCCGGGGAACTCGCGGCGCTGCTCGACACCGACCTGCCGCTGGCCCTGCTGGCCCAGAGTGGTGAAGTCAGGCAGGTCAGCCGCGGGTTCGAGGCCCTGACCGCCTGCGCAGCCGAAGCGGCCCTGCCGGGCACACCGCTGTGGCACTGGCCCTGCTTTACCGAGGAAGGCCAGGACACCCTTAAAGAGCTGGTGCAGGCGGCGCAGGGCGGCCAGCCGGCCAGCAGCGAGGTCACGCTGGCCGGCGGCGGCGCGGTGATGCTGGCGGCCCGCCACAGCGCCTTCGCACCGGAACTGCTGATCGTGGAAGGCCCGGCACGGTACACCGGCAGTCAGGTGAACGGGCATATGGTGTCGCAGGTGCTGAGCCTTAGTGAGGCCGCGACCATCGTGCTGGATCATGCCGGGCGGGCGCAACTGATCAGTGCTCAGGCCGCCGATCTGCTGGAAATCGACGCGGCGCAGGTGGCCGGCCTGGCCCTGACACGCACCCTGGACCAGATGGGCCTGAAGCTGTACACCCCGGATGGCGACCTCCTGCCCTGGCCGGACTTCAAAGCCCTGCCGCTGCCCTACACGCTGGAGGCCATCAGCGTGACTGTCGGCGGCACGCGCCGTCACCTGGAAATGCGCGTGACCCGCATGGATGCCGAGGCCCCTGGACGCAAGGCCGGCCTGCTACTGACCCTGCGCGACCAGACTGCCCTGAAACGCGCCCACGCGAAGTTGCAGCACGACGCCAACCACGACCAGCTCACCGGGCTGCTCAACCGCGTGGGCCTGCGCCAGCGCCTGACCCGGCCCGAGGCCGCGGGCGGCATGGTGGCTGCCGTGGACGTGGACGGTTTCGGTGCACTGAATGCTGCGCTGGGCCGCACCGCCGGCGACCTGCTGCTCATTCAACTGGCGGCGCGGCTGAACGACCTGGCCAGCGACAACGGCGGGGTGGCGGCCCGCCTCACCGACGACGCCTTCGCGCTCTTGCTGCCGGGCAGCGCCGAGGTCGGCATTCAGAAGATCCAGGCGGCCCTGCAAGAACCGCTGCGGGTCGGCAAGCGCCTGGTGCCCATCACGTTCGCCATCGGCACCGCCGGCCTGCCCCCCGGCGCGCCCGATCAGGCCCTCACCGACGCCGAGATGGCCTTGCAGCACGCCAGACGCCAGGGACGCGGGCAGGTGCAACTGTTCAACGTGGGCCTGCGCGATGAACAGGCCCGCACCTTCGAGCTGGAAAACGACCTGCGCTACGCCATCGAGCAGCAACCCGAGCAGTTCAACCTGCTGTACCAGCCTGCCGTGAGCCTCAAGGATGGTCAGGCCATCGGTGCCGAAGCGCTGCTGCGCTGGACGCACCCCACGCTGGGCAACATCTCCCCCGCCCGCTTCCTGCCTATCGCGGAGCGCAGCGACCTGATCGTGCTGCTGGGCGAGTGGGTGCTGCGCGAGGCCGGCAGGGGCCGCGCCATCATCCGCGAGAGCCTGCGCAAAGGCGAGTGGCGCACCAGCGTCAACCTCAGCCTGGCGGAACTGCGCCA is drawn from Deinococcus fonticola and contains these coding sequences:
- a CDS encoding transcription elongation factor GreA; this translates as MTKEKVPMTQRGYDKLQETLHRLKTVRREQISEYMGKAIEDGDLRESAAYDEARMQQSENEARIADIELQLERAQIIPEDNTGAIGLGAKVVLKDAKGLERQFEIVGTYEVDVLKGKVSDASPIGAALHGKRAGETVELQGPKGVNRFTVVSVDYD
- a CDS encoding EAL domain-containing protein; translated protein: MSISAATDPVLHLALRDLLRAHAPHATLLATVGERVLSLRADAPVSVTPGSALVPPDEWLAGGDLAWLTRDGALLGLLWSPDAPVAPGAVEVLTLLLSAAGQEGSSREADMLITQLPAATAWLSADLTFRQVSRTFLELFGLTDQNVVGQALASVLPDSLSLAQQLAGASSGRSVHLRDERLPGAEGRWVRGDAKPYFGGAAAGVLWTAYDVTPEYARAGELAALLDTDLPLALLAQSGEVRQVSRGFEALTACAAEAALPGTPLWHWPCFTEEGQDTLKELVQAAQGGQPASSEVTLAGGGAVMLAARHSAFAPELLIVEGPARYTGSQVNGHMVSQVLSLSEAATIVLDHAGRAQLISAQAADLLEIDAAQVAGLALTRTLDQMGLKLYTPDGDLLPWPDFKALPLPYTLEAISVTVGGTRRHLEMRVTRMDAEAPGRKAGLLLTLRDQTALKRAHAKLQHDANHDQLTGLLNRVGLRQRLTRPEAAGGMVAAVDVDGFGALNAALGRTAGDLLLIQLAARLNDLASDNGGVAARLTDDAFALLLPGSAEVGIQKIQAALQEPLRVGKRLVPITFAIGTAGLPPGAPDQALTDAEMALQHARRQGRGQVQLFNVGLRDEQARTFELENDLRYAIEQQPEQFNLLYQPAVSLKDGQAIGAEALLRWTHPTLGNISPARFLPIAERSDLIVLLGEWVLREAGRGRAIIRESLRKGEWRTSVNLSLAELRHPRAAERLLPLMTKLNALDVEVSAGSLLDHSEETLGVLERLRSKGSRLIVDDFGDAASSLTALTRFPLSGLKLHPTLTAKLPDDNPGMKLVQGTVSIAHSLGLSVTAVGVETYAQLDALRDLGVNAAQGYALTPPLGVHDLATWLKNR